The genomic segment ctagtcccatttgccagcatttggctcatatccctgttgaacccttcctatccatgtcccaAACAGATGGCTTCTAAATGCTGTAACTGGatctgcctccaccatcaccatctctggcagctcattccatacacaccattctctgtgtgaacaagttgtccctcagatctctttgaaatctttcccttcGCACCTTAAATccattccctctagttttggacacccctacgccggggaaaagaccttggctatttacccctatctatgcccctcatgattctataaagtcgcttcttagcctctgacactccagggtaaaatgtcccagcctattcagcctctccctgtagcctaaCCCTGCTGATGGCAGCATCATCCTTGCTAAAccgtttctgaactctttcaactttaataacatctttcctacagcagggagaccagagttgaaggCAGAATTCtaaatgttatgaagatgtgggtgtacctttGGAGAGTTAGTGGCAGCAAAACTACTGAACACGGCACCTTCATATCTTCATAATGTCTGCATAACATAAAAGTGGCTTgactgtacagccataacatcacattccaactcctatactcctgtgttctgaccaatgaaggcaagtgtactaaATGCCGCCTTCACCATCATcttaactgtgactccacttttgagGAACTGCACCTGCACCACCAGGTCTCTGTTCGgcagcactccccagggccctaccattaactgtattaagtcctgccctggtttgcctttccaaaatgcagcacctcacatttatctaaattaaactccagctgccactcttCAGCTCATTCACTTATCTGATCAGATGCTGATGTACTCTCAGATAATCACCTTCACTGTCcgcttggtatcatctgcaaacttattaaatatacctcctgtactctcattctcAATGTAAGTGATgcaaagcagtggacccaacactgatcgtTGTAGCAAACcggtggtcacaggtctccagagtgaaaaacaatcctctcccaccaccctctgtcccctactTTCATGCCAGTTTTGTATGCAGTTGGCTAGCTCCCTTTTGCTGAAAGTTACTTAACTGGGATTTCTTGCTGCAATTCTATTGactcttggtgagaccacatcaggtttggtctcctttcctgaggaaggatgctcttgctgtACAGGGAGTGCAGTAAAGACTTACCAGGCTGAGTCTGGGGATGGttggactgatgtatgaagagaagttgaattGCTTGGctttatattcactggagttcagaagaattggGGGAGGTATTTTATAGAAACGTAATTGTAACAGGGCGAGACAGGACAGATAAAGGGAAGATGTTCCCAAAgactgggatttccaggaaggaACCAGGGCTCTCAGTTCAGTAATATGGGGTAAACTATTTAGGATTGAGATAAGGAGacatttttttcacccagagagggtGAACCCATGGATTTTGCTATCACAGAAAACAGTTGAAGCCAATAAattatgatttcaagaaggagttgagTATAGCAGCTGGGGCAAAAGGGATCAcgaaaggtgggggtggggggaggagaagaggaggaggaggtgggaaCAGGCAATTGAGTTGATCAGCCAAgaataatgaatggcagagcattgTGTTTCAATGTTCAGTAAAAGTGGCAAAGTTATTCACAAAAATACATCTGCCAAGACTAAAAGTAAGGATAACAATTACGTATGAAGGTGAAATGGAGATCGGGCTCTGCTTACTATTGTTGCAGGACTGACCGACCTGAAGGTGTTCTTTCTGAAGTGAAGGAGTTGATGTGATGGCTTCTGTAGTTAAATAGTTTGACATTATTCTCATAGGTGAACTTGGTATGCAGACCACGACCTGGCATTGAATAAGGGTCCTTAGTTTCATTTTTTTATTGTTTGTAGGTTGTGGCTGTTGTAGTCTGCTTCAGTGCAGCAATCCTTTCACTGTACCTGGATTTTGACCTGGATGCTTTTCCTCTCCCTGTTGCAGTTACGAGTTCTGGATGTCTTTATCACATTGGCCAGATAATTTTCAGCTTTTATCACAAACAAACATGTGGctggaaatgttaactgtgaggaattATGGTTCCATGAAGCAAAATCACTTGTGCTAGAGTTCCTTGTAATGTCCCTCCTGTCATCTTTTAGACGTTGTAAAAGTTTTGAGTCTTTACACTGAGGTTTCATTAGATAGCCTGGAATCCTCACTTAAGAATCAATCACAAAGGGGTCATTAACATCAATCAAGTATTCTGCTTGGGCTGCAGTAGATTACATGAAGTCATGTGGCTTTTGGGAGCAGTTTGGTAAGATTCATTATGTCCATTTTAAAGGCAGGCTAGCTTTTTTGGCAAAATATGTAATATGGTTACATGTTTGTGGCAAATGTTTCAAACTTTATAACCTCCATCATTTGCTGGATTTTAACTGCTTTTGTGTATGTTTTCCCTGCTGTTACAGGTTCTTGCTGTATTGTAGATGGCCAACAGACAAAGGAATAAATGCACTGCCCACCAATGCTGTGTTTCATCACAGTTAATTACATGACCAATGAATTCCATCTCGCCTACCTCCATTCACTATGTCCAAAGTCAGGAGGACCTACATCCCTCAGGATCAAATAGGCCATTTCCCAGTGATCACAAGAACAGCTGGGATAGCCACTGTCATTCAACAGAGAAGTCTGAACACACTGAACCAGATGAGGTAGACAAGATTAAAGCTAAGCTGATGACAGCATGGAACAATGTCAAATATGGTGAGGACtttttggatgggaatatttcCAAAACTTCCTAACATTGTTCTGTTCTTCTTTGTTTGCAGCCCAGATCTGAAAGTGCTTAGTCCCATCTCCTGTCCTACCCCCCATTACCTTGTCAAGACATTGTGGCCTCAATTGATTTTCTTGTACTTATTGGATTTGAAGCGAGGACCATGCTAATGCTAGTTACCCCTGCTGTCTAATTGGCTAACTCTATCCAGGCTGGGATTTAAAACCCCTGTCCCCTTTACCTGCTGGCCTGTTCTCAATAAATTGGAATTCTTGCTAGTTTTTGTATATTGAAAGTTGACAGTCATGATCAGGAAATaagcaaaatgctggagaaattcaacagatcAGACGGCATCCGTGGAGACAAATCAGTGTTAATATTTAGAGTTTGATATGATTTTTCAGCAGCAATGATCAGAGAACGTTCCAGATCCTGACAGCATGAGAAAATCAACTGAGTGGCATAAAATTGGGATTTAATCCAAGCATCTCCTACTGGAAATAGTGTCCTCATCTTGCCCTCAGCCAGTGTTATTATCAGGCCAGAGGGTGGAGAGGATTGCCCTCAGTCATCAGGTGTGTTAACCTGTTCCTTTTGTGTCTTCCTAGGTTGGGTTGTGAAAGGGAGAACAAATTTCAGCAAAACCTCTCCCATTTTCCTTCTGGGCCGGTGCTACTGCTTTGAGTCAGAAGGTATTTTGTGTCCCTCTGGGGCAGCCACTCACTGATTTTGTAAGCCACTAACTATCCAAACAGTTTGTAATATTGTCATCTGCTTCTCTCTGTCAGCAGCTGATTTGCCATCAAACTCAGACACCAGTTATGAGACCGGCAGCGACCAAAGTTCCTCTCCTCCCTCAGTGGGATTGTTCCGCAAGGACTTTGCTTCTCGGATCTGGTTGACGTACAGGCGTGAATTTCCTCAGCTGGAGGGTTCTGTGTGGACCACAGACTGTGGCTGGGGTTGCATGTTACGCAGTGGCCAGATGTTACTGGCTCAGGGACTTCTCGTTCATCTTCTGTCTCGAAGTAAGTCTTGTCCCTTTTGTTTTATGCTTTTCTGTCTCCTCTGCTGCCTGTTGTTCAGACTGTACTCCAAGATGTGAGCAATGATTGTCCAGACTGTCAGTTTTTTTATATCTGCAAGTGTTTGAAATAGCTGCTGTAACTATTTACCCAGGAAGGCCCGTGAAGTCCAACAATGTTCTGCTTTTCCCTTCCCCCTGACCAAGGAGGCGTGCTATAAAGCTTATaagttcaaataaacctgttggactgtaacctggtgtcatgtgacttctgactttgtccactcccGTGCAGCACTGACATCTCCATGTCACTGCTTTTTCCTGACGTGGGTATGTTCGCTTATGGGCGTTGGAGATTAGCCTAATACTCAGCAGTAATCCTGCCAGctatctctctgtttccctcaccACCCACAATTCACAGCCACGATTGTTGCCAGTAAAGAGCACCTAACCCTGATTGGATTTGGTTTATGTATATATAACCCTGCAGTTGAAAAGTGTGCAGGTGTTGGATGAGGACATGGTGAGTCTTGGATGTGATAATTACCTGACCCCTTTCAGTAGCCTACCATTACACAGTAaattgtttcagtaagatcatggacACTTCCAATACTGGAGGACAGCCTGGTTCCAGACAAATCATCCTCCGGAGAATGAGTTTGATTGCTATTGGCATCTCTGGTTTCAAGCTGATCTTTGActgaactggagggcatgtcttctggaaaaaaaaggttgagggagctaaggcttttctcctTGAGCAAAGAAGGGTGAGAGGCGACTGaagagaggtgtacaagatgatgagcgGCATAAATGGAGTGAATAGTCAGAGCCTTTTCCCCTCTATCatgagggagcataattttacGGTGATTGGAGGagggtataggggagatgtcagaggtaggttctttacagagagtggtggggggtgtggaatgcattgccagcagtggtagtagaggcagatacattaggggcatttaagcgactcttggaaaCACACATGGAAGACAGTAAATGAAGGGTtatgtagattagtctgatcttagagtaggataaaaggtcagcacaacatcgagggctgaggggggcctgtactgtactgaaCTGTTCTATGCTCGGTCTTCTTTCAGACTGGACCTGGTCTGATGTTTTACTTTCTGTCGAATCTGAGGCTGAATCCAGATCACCATCCAAATCAAACACTTTAAACTGGCCCATCTTCTCTGAGGTCCTTGGCTCGCAACTGGACAGAAGTAGAAGCCTCAGGGATACGCAGAGAACCACTGTAATGCAAAGACCTACACAGGCACAGAGACGGACCAACATGGTAGACAAAGAGGAATTGGAGCACCGAAAAATTATCTCCTGGTTTGGAGATTACCCCAAAGCTCCATTTGGAGTCCATCAGTTAGTGGAGCATGGGAAGAGATCAGGGAAGAAGGCTGGGGACTGGTATGGCCCGTCCATTGTGGCCCATATAATCAAGTAAGTAAAGCCTGTTTGTACCAGCAACAACAAAAGAACTTGCACTAATACAGCACCTTTTAAATAATCTGCATATGACTCTATAATAATCCATTATTTGTAAAATGCTTTGGATAGTGATGATTATGGAGGCAAATGTAGCAGCCACTTTGAGAATGGTAAAGCCCCAGTACAGCGAGTAAGGTGTTGGTTGAGGGATGAATGTCCGAACAGCAGCTGGAACTTGCTGCCTGCTCTTGGGTAATGTCACAATATTCCATGTTCAGCCAAGTAGATGGGCAAGGCCTTGGTCTGAATAATGGCACTTGCAGAAAGGTGGCCCTTCCTCAGCACAGTGTAGTGTTCCCACTCTGAGCTGTATTCCATTGTGGGGCTTGGGATggctcattgctcagaccatacTTGGCTGACTCATTTGAGATGTGAAGGGTGGGTTAGTGACCTCAGAAGTTAAATACAAGGTTTTAATGAGAAGTTGCTGTGAGGTGAGTCATAATTACCAAATTATGCATGTGTTTTACTTACTACTTGAGCAGGGATTAGTGCCTGTGATAGTTTCGGGTGAGTTAATTGATCAGTGCTCAATGCAGTGATGTAAGCCAAGTTCTTTTAATCCCTGTTCAGAAATTGCCTCTGAAAAATGACTCTGTTCCACAGGCCCTGACTGGGACTACAGTGCCATTCTAATACTGTCTCAACAAAAAACATCAAGCAATGTCAcaggctttggttaggccactgttggaatattgcgggcaattctggtctccttcctatcggaaggatgttgtgaaacatgaaacggttcagaaaagatttacaaggatgttgccaggattggaggatttgagctatagggagaggctgtactggctgggactgttttccctggagcatcggaggctgaggagtgaccttatggaggtttacaaaattatgaggggcatggataggataaatagacaaagtccagagctagaaggtttagggtgagaggggaaagatataaaagagacctatgggagtaatgttttcacgcagggggtggtacgtgtatggaatgagctgccagaggatgtggtggaggctggtacaatgacaacatttaagaggcatttggatgggtatatgaataggaagggtttggagggatatgggccgggggctggtaggtgggactagattgggttgggatatctggttggcatggacgggttggactgcaGGGtttctttccgtgctgtacatctctatgactctgtcactTGGCTGAGGTGCTGAAAGGTGGCTGACTCCTGTACAGTTGTATGCCTGAGTGAATCTGAGGATGGAGAGCTGAATTGGTTTGCTGTTGTTTTTATCATCACTGTCGTTTTATTTGGGGCATTCATTCCTGATTGTTTTTCTTTCAGGAGAGCAGTAGAAAGAGCTGAAGAATCTGAATCATTAAACATTGCAGTTTATGTGGCACAGGATTGCACAGGTGGGTGTGTCCTGTGAACCTTGGCAGGAGAATATGTTCAGTACTACATTGCTTATTGCTGAGTGAGACGAAGAGTCACTTCTTAGTTTCGCAACAGCAACATAAGTTGGGAAATAAGTTGTTCTTTTCTTCCAGATATTTTACTTATGTTTTTACTTGTATCATATGGTAGGAGTATTGAATAACATGGTAAATTTACATTACCGTTTCCAGGACAGTGACAGGAGGGTCAGTAATCAGAGGGCACTAATTGAAGGTGAATGGCAAAGGAGCCAGAGGACACTTTGTTTTCACACCGTGAGCTCTTGTCATCTGGATGCAATCTGATTCCACAGTAACAGtcgatgaaagcaagcatgagggtacagcaggtagtgaagaaagctaatagcatgctggccttcataacaagaggaattgagtatagaagcaaagaggtgcttctgcagctgtacagggccctggtgagaccacacctggagtgcgatgtgcagttctagtctccaaatttgaggaaagacattcttggctattgagggagtgcagcataggttcacgaggtcaattcctggaatggtgggactatcttgcgctgaaagactggagtgactgggcttgtatacccttgagtttagaaggctgaggggatctgattgagacatataaaattataAAAGGACTGGACACTGTGGAGGCaagaagcatgtttccactgatgggtgagtcctgaacccgaggacacagcttaaaaataaggggtaggccatttaggacagatttgaggagaaacttcttcacccagagagtggtgggtatttggaatgctctgcccccagagggcagtggaggccaagtctctggatactttcaagaaagagttggatagagctcgtaaagattgtggaatcaagggttatggggataaggcaggaacaggatactgattaaggatgatcagccatgatcataatgaatggtggtgctggctcgaagggcagaatggcctactcctgtacctactGTCTATAACATGAGCTCAATACATGAAGGGAAACAGAAAGTCAGGGCACTGCAGAAGGCTAATTGGTTGGAATATATAGGCATGGCAGACTGAATGGCCTCAGAGTTTCCTGAGTCATATGATTGCAGCTGTTCTTCATTGGCCTGACAAGTTGCATGAATAATCAACTTTTTCTCAAGCCACTGTCACCCCTAAATTCTCCATTTGGCTGTTCGTGGTTGCCAGAGCATCTGTCTATTAAACTGAGACGGGCCGATCTTCCCAGAACCGTTCTGGTTTGTGTTGAATTGAAGGGCCCTTTAAGTATGTGTTTACACAGTACACAGCAAACTCAAAGCCAAACACACTTGAGTTTGTTATGGGTTTCAACACTGCTTAACGCTACCATCAGAGCTGCTCTAGCATTTGGGACGGTGACTCGTGGTGATAGCCTAAGGCAAATTTCTTCTTTGGGTTTTTCCCCCGTTCCAGTAATGAAGTAAATTTTTGGGGAATTTGTTTTTCTGTGGTCAGGGAGGATGGTATAAAATAGACTAAAGTACCAGCTTTGACATTCAGCGTTCAGAGGCTGTAATTGGATTTATTTCCTGGAGCACTAGTCGTCTAACATTCAGTTCCTCATGCTCGGAACGTCTCTTATAGAACATCCTTCCACATAGGTTTGAAGAATTCAGTATATTTTGAGTGTTTATTTGTGCCAGAAAAGGACAGGTCTTGATCCATAGCTCCCACCATCCCAATTGACTAAGAACTGATAATGATGTTTTCTCTGAAAAAGAAAATAAGTCACGTTTGCAGAGCAGCGTTTGTGACCTTAGGATGTCCTGAAGTACACCTCAGCTGCTGTGCACTGTAGCTGTGTTGGGGAAATAACAACTGAGTCTCCCACAGCAATGAGATAAATAACCAGGTTATCTGGATTGGGAAGGTAGTTTGAATATTGACCAGGGCACCAGATGAATGCCTTTGCTGTGGTTATGAGAGTTTAGTGGAATCTTTTCCATTAAGCTGAGGGGACAGAAGAGCCACAGTTTATTTGAAAACCTGCAGCACATTACATagcagcacttcctcaatactGCACTGAATTGTCAGTCATGATTTTATTTTCAGTTCTGTGGAACGTGGTTTGAGCTTGGTTTCCCAGCACAAGGCAAGAACATTACTATTGGGTCATTGCTGATACCTACGCCTAACATCTTGACTAGAGTCCGTGCTGCGAGTGGGACCAAGGTGACAAAGTGATATTCTCATATGAATAACTGACCACATGGCAGTGCAGTGATGTTGAATGTTACTGTGCGTCACAATGAAAGGAGTGACTGATTGCTTAATGGATCTGAAGCCTTCATTTGTTTTAAATGTTTTGTTTCTCAGATATTTTCAAGTAAGGTTTTGGACACTCCAAGTTTGAATCCTGCAAATATTGTGCTCAGTGATCAGGTACTGATATTAGAGGGGCTGGTGATCAGTGTTCTGCTGTATGTTATATTTTACATGATCCTTCTGGAATACCTCCTGTAGCAATGTGGAAATTGGCAATTTTTATTTCCTTCTGAGGCAGTGTACAAAGGTGACGTGGTGAATCTCTGTGAGACACCGTTAAAGGGTGGGAAGGTTCCTGGTTCGGATTGGAAGTCTGTCATCATCCTGGTACCTGTCCGACTTGGAGGAGAGAACCTCAATCCAGTGTACATGCAGTGTGTGAAGGTAGGCAAGGAATCTATAATGATTGCGTTAGTAGGTTCCGTGCTTAATGTTTCACTCGTGCACGAAGAGTGGCTGTCACTCATTTTGCTCTTTAAATACAAAGTTTTTGCATCAGcaacaacctgtaacattctcttTGCTCTCGAAGTGTTCTTCTCTTTCTCCTGTTGGTATCCAGTTCTTTACTGGTGTGCTGAAATGTGTCTTCCTGTCCATCGTTCATGTAGCCTTGCTAAGCACTTAGCACAACAGTGTGCCAGGCATCTAATCCCTGTTGGTTTATTTCAGGAGATTCTGAAGCTTGAATGTTGCATTGGAATCATTGGTGGGAAACCAAAACACTCCCTTTACTTCATTGGCTTTCAAGGTAGGTCTTCGAGTGGAGGCGGTGTGTTTGTCCCGAGTTGCAGGTAGAGGAAAATGATTGGCAAGGAGAGTAAAGAGTCGTTTGTGAATGAGCATCTTTTAATGATCTGTTACTGTGAGTGAGTTGTAAACTGGGATTGTAATCTTGAGACTATTGAGTGTGAATGATAATCACTGTAGTTAGGAAATAGGCTTGTGATAAATGTTGAAAAGTTAAGCTCATTGTTGATACTCAGAGTTGGTTAAAGAGCAGGAGACTTTGAAGTAGGAGCAGAGGGAAAAGGAATAGGATAATATTCCTTATTTGTAAGAAGCACTGGCTCAGTGAATAGATTGGACGCAGCTCATTGTTACCTGGATTCTGTGGGGCtgcccgagctacaaatcttatcACAAACCTTGAAATTTCATCATTGTGCACATCTGTCTGAAACAGTGCATATGGGGTTGCTACAGTCTTTGATAATAAACCTGATAGTTTCCTGAGAGAACAGAATGTTGCCTTCCTAACATGACACCATTTAAATGGTGATGCCTCTCAGGAAGTTTCCAAGCACAGGCCACGGTTTCCCTTTGTTTATTTTTATGTTGTTCCTGGGAATTGGTGCAATGAGGGATGGGCTCAGGAATGGCTAGGCCTGATTGGGGAGAGGTGGATTTGGCTCTGATCCTGAAAAGGAAACCCCCACGTTCAATGCTGAGACTTGGCCGCAGTGCCCTGTTTCAACCTGAGTAAAGGGCTTtccttacctgtgactccaggtgAGTGTGCAGGCAGGCTGTGACTACCCACTGCCACATCTCTCATCGGTCCTCAGTATCTGCATCATTTCCGAAGATGGATCAGTTGGGTGAGATCAAGGTATTGTTAGCACACTagataaagagaaacaagaaGTAAATGATTTTTGATTTCGACagt from the Chiloscyllium punctatum isolate Juve2018m chromosome 46, sChiPun1.3, whole genome shotgun sequence genome contains:
- the atg4da gene encoding cysteine protease atg4da isoform X3, translated to MNSISPTSIHYVQSQEDLHPSGSNRPFPSDHKNSWDSHCHSTEKSEHTEPDEVDKIKAKLMTAWNNVKYADLPSNSDTSYETGSDQSSSPPSVGLFRKDFASRIWLTYRREFPQLEGSVWTTDCGWGCMLRSGQMLLAQGLLVHLLSRNWTWSDVLLSVESEAESRSPSKSNTLNWPIFSEVLGSQLDRSRSLRDTQRTTVMQRPTQAQRRTNMVDKEELEHRKIISWFGDYPKAPFGVHQLVEHGKRSGKKAGDWYGPSIVAHIIKRAVERAEESESLNIAVYVAQDCTVYKGDVVNLCETPLKGGKVPGSDWKSVIILVPVRLGGENLNPVYMQCVKEILKLECCIGIIGGKPKHSLYFIGFQDDFLLYLDPHYCQPVVDVTKHDFQLESFHCISPRKLSFSKMDPSCTIGFYARTKEDFENLCKTVTMVLGSSSLKEKYPIFTFARGCAQDYGLDELCTLKPDKTVLISKSGRPGKSKQNSTDEFVFL
- the atg4da gene encoding cysteine protease atg4da isoform X2, whose protein sequence is MNSISPTSIHYVQSQEDLHPSGSNRPFPSDHKNSWDSHCHSTEKSEHTEPDEVDKIKAKLMTAWNNVKYGWVVKGRTNFSKTSPIFLLGRCYCFESEADLPSNSDTSYETGSDQSSSPPSVGLFRKDFASRIWLTYRREFPQLEGSVWTTDCGWGCMLRSGQMLLAQGLLVHLLSRNWTWSDVLLSVESEAESRSPSKSNTLNWPIFSEVLGSQLDRSRSLRDTQRTTVMQRPTQAQRRTNMVDKEELEHRKIISWFGDYPKAPFGVHQLVEHGKRSGKKAGDWYGPSIVAHIIKRAVERAEESESLNIAVYVAQDCTVYKGDVVNLCETPLKGGKVPGSDWKSVIILVPVRLGGENLNPVYMQCVKEILKLECCIGIIGGKPKHSLYFIGFQDDFLLYLDPHYCQPVVDVTKHDFQLESFHCISPRKLSFSKMDPSCTIGFYARTKEDFENLCKTVTMVLGSSSLKEKYPIFTFARGCAQDYGLDELCTLKPDKTVLISKSGRPGKSKQNSTDEFVFL
- the atg4da gene encoding cysteine protease atg4da isoform X1, translating into MNSISPTSIHYVQSQEDLHPSGSNRPFPSDHKNSWDSHCHSTEKSEHTEPDEVDKIKAKLMTAWNNVKYGWVVKGRTNFSKTSPIFLLGRCYCFESEAADLPSNSDTSYETGSDQSSSPPSVGLFRKDFASRIWLTYRREFPQLEGSVWTTDCGWGCMLRSGQMLLAQGLLVHLLSRNWTWSDVLLSVESEAESRSPSKSNTLNWPIFSEVLGSQLDRSRSLRDTQRTTVMQRPTQAQRRTNMVDKEELEHRKIISWFGDYPKAPFGVHQLVEHGKRSGKKAGDWYGPSIVAHIIKRAVERAEESESLNIAVYVAQDCTVYKGDVVNLCETPLKGGKVPGSDWKSVIILVPVRLGGENLNPVYMQCVKEILKLECCIGIIGGKPKHSLYFIGFQDDFLLYLDPHYCQPVVDVTKHDFQLESFHCISPRKLSFSKMDPSCTIGFYARTKEDFENLCKTVTMVLGSSSLKEKYPIFTFARGCAQDYGLDELCTLKPDKTVLISKSGRPGKSKQNSTDEFVFL